A single window of Gossypium hirsutum isolate 1008001.06 chromosome A10, Gossypium_hirsutum_v2.1, whole genome shotgun sequence DNA harbors:
- the LOC107896264 gene encoding MATH domain and coiled-coil domain-containing protein At3g58270 isoform X2 yields MATNDSSTLPAGWIRYAHFGLAVIDQFDRELSITEVTTHVFNVNADNWGFPSFLPLTELRNPERGYLVNDACLVEAYVFTDRSIGFISHELIVKTDSDKLKTKESDCVKAAMDNQRTTSTKAVEITNPSPTPPYCQIMPTEEDMNTFFTSLESKLWSFNTIFSREEAKEALAKVEKALNMTPVNFYDSGKLSPLKHAFKILASFDCSSTTLTMEQKKELLAMEESLKELADRAAKALQDKNFLTEKESIKLTITHKLDRNVIRYKEVESEVKQVEKKLAALHVQVEEAQKERENMLAERKEIFKSSKEMKMELEALEKQWAEYEAMAKVAEEEESIVLAEWGRIKDFISSIKGKI; encoded by the exons ATGGCAACAAATG ATTCATCAACTTTGCCTGCTGGATGGATCAGATATGCCCATTTCGGATTAGCAGTGATCGACCAATTTGATCGTGAACTTTCCATTACGGAag TCACTACACATGTGTTCAATGTGAATGCGGATAATTGGGGCTTCCCTTCATTCTTACCTCTTACTGAATTACGCAACCCTGAAAGAGGTTATCTCGTCAATGATGCATGCTTGGTTGAAGCCTACGTTTTCACTGATAGGAGTATTGGATTTATTTCACACGAATTGATAGTCAAAACTGATTCGGATAAACTTAAGACCAAGGAATCTGATTGTGTTAAGGCAGCCATGGACAACCAGAGAACTACATCAACCAAAGCAGTTGAAATCACTAATCCTTCACCAACTCCACCTTATTGCCAGATTATG CCTACTGAGGAAGATATGAACACATTCTTCACCAGCTTAGAGTCTAAGCTTTGGAGCTTCAACACTATTTTTTCTCGAGAAGAAGCAAAGGAAGCACTGGCTAAAGTAGAAAAAGCCTTGAATATGACCCCGGTTAATTTTTACGATTCAGGGAAGCTTTCTCCACTTAAGCATGCATTCAAGATACTAGCTAGTTTTGATTGTTCCTCTACCACCCTTACAATGGAGCAAAAAAAAGAGTTGTTGGCCATGGAGGAGAGCTTGAAAGAACTAGCTGACCGAGCAGCGAAAGCATTGCAGGACAAGAATTTCCTTACTGAGAAGGAATCTATTAAGTTGACAATTACGCATAAATTGGATCGTAATGTAATCAGATATAAGGAGGTGGAATCAGAGGTGAAACAGGTAGAGAAAAAACTAGCTGCCCTCCATGTACAAGTTGAAGAAGCACAAAAGGAAAGGGAGAATATGTTGGCTGAACGGAAGGAGATATTTAAAAGTTCCAAGGAAATGAAAATGGAGTTGGAAGCATTGGAAAAGCAATGGGCAGAGTATGAGGCCATGGCCAAGGTTGCCGAGGAGGAAGAGAGTATTGTTTTGGCTGAATGGGGAAGAATCAAAGATTTCATCTCTTCCATTAAAGGAAAGATTTAG
- the LOC107896264 gene encoding MATH domain and coiled-coil domain-containing protein At3g58270 isoform X1 — protein sequence MDVNEQITKVTWKIEVLSDVHSKSMDVNGQVTKVTWRIENFSTIQDKKLCSKNFTVDGNKWRFIIYPKGDAVDHLSIYLGVADSSTLPAGWIRYAHFGLAVIDQFDRELSITEVTTHVFNVNADNWGFPSFLPLTELRNPERGYLVNDACLVEAYVFTDRSIGFISHELIVKTDSDKLKTKESDCVKAAMDNQRTTSTKAVEITNPSPTPPYCQIMPTEEDMNTFFTSLESKLWSFNTIFSREEAKEALAKVEKALNMTPVNFYDSGKLSPLKHAFKILASFDCSSTTLTMEQKKELLAMEESLKELADRAAKALQDKNFLTEKESIKLTITHKLDRNVIRYKEVESEVKQVEKKLAALHVQVEEAQKERENMLAERKEIFKSSKEMKMELEALEKQWAEYEAMAKVAEEEESIVLAEWGRIKDFISSIKGKI from the exons ATGGATGTTAATGAACAAATAACGAAGGTGACATGGAAGATTGAAGTTTTGAGTGATGTTCATAGTAAGTCTATGGATGTTAATGGACAAGTAACGAAGGTCACATGGAGGATTGAGAACTTCTCCACTATTCAAGACAAGAAGCTTTGCTCTAAAAATTTCACTGTTGATGGCAACAAATG GCGATTTATTATCTACCCCAAGGGGGACGCTGTGGATCATTTGTCAATTTATTTAGGTGTTGCAGATTCATCAACTTTGCCTGCTGGATGGATCAGATATGCCCATTTCGGATTAGCAGTGATCGACCAATTTGATCGTGAACTTTCCATTACGGAag TCACTACACATGTGTTCAATGTGAATGCGGATAATTGGGGCTTCCCTTCATTCTTACCTCTTACTGAATTACGCAACCCTGAAAGAGGTTATCTCGTCAATGATGCATGCTTGGTTGAAGCCTACGTTTTCACTGATAGGAGTATTGGATTTATTTCACACGAATTGATAGTCAAAACTGATTCGGATAAACTTAAGACCAAGGAATCTGATTGTGTTAAGGCAGCCATGGACAACCAGAGAACTACATCAACCAAAGCAGTTGAAATCACTAATCCTTCACCAACTCCACCTTATTGCCAGATTATG CCTACTGAGGAAGATATGAACACATTCTTCACCAGCTTAGAGTCTAAGCTTTGGAGCTTCAACACTATTTTTTCTCGAGAAGAAGCAAAGGAAGCACTGGCTAAAGTAGAAAAAGCCTTGAATATGACCCCGGTTAATTTTTACGATTCAGGGAAGCTTTCTCCACTTAAGCATGCATTCAAGATACTAGCTAGTTTTGATTGTTCCTCTACCACCCTTACAATGGAGCAAAAAAAAGAGTTGTTGGCCATGGAGGAGAGCTTGAAAGAACTAGCTGACCGAGCAGCGAAAGCATTGCAGGACAAGAATTTCCTTACTGAGAAGGAATCTATTAAGTTGACAATTACGCATAAATTGGATCGTAATGTAATCAGATATAAGGAGGTGGAATCAGAGGTGAAACAGGTAGAGAAAAAACTAGCTGCCCTCCATGTACAAGTTGAAGAAGCACAAAAGGAAAGGGAGAATATGTTGGCTGAACGGAAGGAGATATTTAAAAGTTCCAAGGAAATGAAAATGGAGTTGGAAGCATTGGAAAAGCAATGGGCAGAGTATGAGGCCATGGCCAAGGTTGCCGAGGAGGAAGAGAGTATTGTTTTGGCTGAATGGGGAAGAATCAAAGATTTCATCTCTTCCATTAAAGGAAAGATTTAG
- the LOC107896265 gene encoding MATH domain and coiled-coil domain-containing protein At2g42475 isoform X2 translates to MEGYRDLNPRDVNGQVTKVTWRIENFSRIKDKKLCSEIFTVDGNKWRLIIYPRGTKGKNLGFWSIFFAVADSATLPSGWSRYAHFGLAVIDQFHRENSKTLVKTDADKLKTKEADCVKAAMDNQKTTSTKPVEITNPSPTSPSCQIMATEPEEPTEEDMNTFFTSLESKLWSSNTIFSREEAKEALAKVEKALNMAPVNFYEAWKLSPLKHAFNILASFDCSSTTLTLSKKKSCWAWRRA, encoded by the exons ATGGAag GGTATAGGGACCTTAATCCTAGGGATGTTAATGGACAAGTAACGAAGGTCACATGGAGGATTGAGAACTTCTCCAGAATTAAAGACAAAAAGCTCTGCTCTGAAATTTTCACTGTTGATGGCAACAAATG GCGACTTATTATCTACCCAAGGGGGACCAAGgggaaaaatttgggtttttggtCTATTTTTTTCGCTGTTGCAGATTCAGCAACTTTGCCTTCCGGATGGAGTAGATATGCCCATTTCGGATTAGCAGTCATCGACCAATTCCATCGTGAAAATTCGAAAACACTAG TCAAAACTGATGCGGATAAACTTAAGACTAAGGAAGCCGATTGTGTTAAGGCAGCCATGGACAACCAGAAAACTACATCAACCAAACCAGTTGAAATCACTAATCCTTCACCAACTTCACCTTCTTGCCAGATTATG GCTACTGAACCTGAGGAGCCTACTGAGGAAGATATGAACACATTCTTCACTAGCTTAGAGTCTAAGCTTTGGAGCTCCAACACTATTTTTTCTCGAGAAGAAGCAAAGGAAGCACTGGCTAAAGTAGAAAAAGCATTGAATATGGCCCCGGTTAATTTTTACGAGGCATGGAAGCTTTCTCCACTTAAGCATGCATTCAATATACTAGCTAGTTTTGATTGTTCCTCTACCACCCTTACATTGAGCAAAAAAAAGAGTTGTTGGGCATGGAGGAGAGCTTGA
- the LOC107896265 gene encoding ubiquitin C-terminal hydrolase 12 isoform X1, which produces MEGYRDLNPRDVNGQVTKVTWRIENFSRIKDKKLCSEIFTVDGNKWRLIIYPRGTKGKNLGFWSIFFAVADSATLPSGWSRYAHFGLAVIDQFHRENSKTLVIMKDFTCSVTCWGFLSFLPFSELHNPTRGYLVNDTCLVEAYVFTDRKIGFISHELIVKTDADKLKTKEADCVKAAMDNQKTTSTKPVEITNPSPTSPSCQIMATEPEEPTEEDMNTFFTSLESKLWSSNTIFSREEAKEALAKVEKALNMAPVNFYEAWKLSPLKHAFNILASFDCSSTTLTLSKKKSCWAWRRA; this is translated from the exons ATGGAag GGTATAGGGACCTTAATCCTAGGGATGTTAATGGACAAGTAACGAAGGTCACATGGAGGATTGAGAACTTCTCCAGAATTAAAGACAAAAAGCTCTGCTCTGAAATTTTCACTGTTGATGGCAACAAATG GCGACTTATTATCTACCCAAGGGGGACCAAGgggaaaaatttgggtttttggtCTATTTTTTTCGCTGTTGCAGATTCAGCAACTTTGCCTTCCGGATGGAGTAGATATGCCCATTTCGGATTAGCAGTCATCGACCAATTCCATCGTGAAAATTCGAAAACACTAG TCATTATGAAAGATTTCACGTGTAGTGTTACTTGTTGGGGCTTCCTTTCATTCTTACCTTTTAGTGAATTACACAACCCAACAAGAGGCTATCTCGTCAATGATACATGCTTAGTTGAAGCCTACGTTTTCACTGATAGGAAAATTGGTTTTATATCACATGAATTAATAGTCAAAACTGATGCGGATAAACTTAAGACTAAGGAAGCCGATTGTGTTAAGGCAGCCATGGACAACCAGAAAACTACATCAACCAAACCAGTTGAAATCACTAATCCTTCACCAACTTCACCTTCTTGCCAGATTATG GCTACTGAACCTGAGGAGCCTACTGAGGAAGATATGAACACATTCTTCACTAGCTTAGAGTCTAAGCTTTGGAGCTCCAACACTATTTTTTCTCGAGAAGAAGCAAAGGAAGCACTGGCTAAAGTAGAAAAAGCATTGAATATGGCCCCGGTTAATTTTTACGAGGCATGGAAGCTTTCTCCACTTAAGCATGCATTCAATATACTAGCTAGTTTTGATTGTTCCTCTACCACCCTTACATTGAGCAAAAAAAAGAGTTGTTGGGCATGGAGGAGAGCTTGA
- the LOC107896265 gene encoding uncharacterized protein isoform X3, which yields MEGYRDLNPRDVNGQVTKVTWRIENFSRIKDKKLCSEIFTVDGNKWRLIIYPRGTKGKNLGFWSIFFAVADSATLPSGWSRYAHFGLAVIDQFHRENSKTLAMDNQKTTSTKPVEITNPSPTSPSCQIMATEPEEPTEEDMNTFFTSLESKLWSSNTIFSREEAKEALAKVEKALNMAPVNFYEAWKLSPLKHAFNILASFDCSSTTLTLSKKKSCWAWRRA from the exons ATGGAag GGTATAGGGACCTTAATCCTAGGGATGTTAATGGACAAGTAACGAAGGTCACATGGAGGATTGAGAACTTCTCCAGAATTAAAGACAAAAAGCTCTGCTCTGAAATTTTCACTGTTGATGGCAACAAATG GCGACTTATTATCTACCCAAGGGGGACCAAGgggaaaaatttgggtttttggtCTATTTTTTTCGCTGTTGCAGATTCAGCAACTTTGCCTTCCGGATGGAGTAGATATGCCCATTTCGGATTAGCAGTCATCGACCAATTCCATCGTGAAAATTCGAAAACACTAG CCATGGACAACCAGAAAACTACATCAACCAAACCAGTTGAAATCACTAATCCTTCACCAACTTCACCTTCTTGCCAGATTATG GCTACTGAACCTGAGGAGCCTACTGAGGAAGATATGAACACATTCTTCACTAGCTTAGAGTCTAAGCTTTGGAGCTCCAACACTATTTTTTCTCGAGAAGAAGCAAAGGAAGCACTGGCTAAAGTAGAAAAAGCATTGAATATGGCCCCGGTTAATTTTTACGAGGCATGGAAGCTTTCTCCACTTAAGCATGCATTCAATATACTAGCTAGTTTTGATTGTTCCTCTACCACCCTTACATTGAGCAAAAAAAAGAGTTGTTGGGCATGGAGGAGAGCTTGA
- the LOC107896266 gene encoding ubiquitin C-terminal hydrolase 13: protein MDINGQVTKVTWRIANFCSIKSKKLCSEIFTVDGNKWRLCIYPKGNNVDFLSVYLVVADSVIWPTGWSRYAYFGIAVIDQFDRENSETLVTSKEFTENEADWGFPSILPLSELHNPTRGYLVNDTCLVEAYVFTDRNIGFISHELIVKTDTDKLQTKEADCVKAAMYN from the exons ATGGATATTAATGGACAAGTAACGAAGGTCACATGGAGGATTGCGAACTTCTGCAGTATTAAATCCAAAAAGCTCTGCTCTGAAATTTTCACTGTTGATGGCAACAAATG GCGACTTTGTATCTACCCAAAGGGCAACAATGTGGATTTTTTGTCAGTTTATTTAGTTGTTGCAGATTCAGTAATATGGCCTACCGGATGGAGTAGATATGCCTATTTCGGAATTGCAGTCATCGACCAATTCGATCGTGAAAATTCGGAAACACTAG TCACTTCGAAAGAGTTCACGGAGAATGAGGCTGACTGGGGCTTCCCTTCAATCCTACCTCTTAGTGAATTACACAACCCTACAAGAGGTTATCTCGTCAATGATACATGCTTAGTAGAAGCCTACGTTTTCACTGATAGGAATATTGGTTTTATTTCACATGAATTGATAGTCAAAACTGATACGGATAAACTTCAGACCAAGGAAGCTGATTGTGTTAAGGCAGCCATGTACAACTAG